The genomic stretch GGTAGTAAAAAAGGAGAGAAAGTGCTTGAAATCCTATCTTCTGCAGATGAGGTGATAACGCCAGCTTTAGTCCTTGCTGAATTAGCTAGAAAATATATTAGAGAGGGAGTTGATGAAAATACACTTAAAGATAGACTTAAGTTTGTTGAAGAGAATAGTATAATTATCTGTATTGATAGAGAGTTAAGTATTCAAGGTGCTAAAGCGTATGTTGAGTTACTGGACAAGGCAAAAAGAGAAGGTAAAAATAAGCCGGGCATAACAGATAGTATACTTCTTGCATTAAGTAGAAAGTATAACGCAAAAGTAATTACTGGAGATGAGATAGGTGAAGGCATGAAGGAGGTAATATTTCTATAGTTACAGAAGAAATTAATATTAAAGTTTTCTAGAATTCAAATTTCATCTCAGATTGAGCAGTAAGCCAGATATCTAATCCGTAATTAATGTCAGTAGTTTCCTTCAACTTCTAAATCTTGTTAGAGCCTTAAATTTTTACTATACCAGAATTGTCAGTATAAAGATCTATATTAAAACATGTTAGCATCTTTGTGATTATTATGAAACATATTAAATAATATTATCTTATTAATTTTTTTGACTAGATAATGTATCGAGATTGCTAAATGTTCTTTATCTTCCTATAAGCAAGTAAACCTAAAAATTTGGTACTCTGAGATTCTGTTATGATTTATGAGTACAACATTATACGTAATCTCTAACTCAAAACAGATTTTCGGATAAAAATAAAAAGTATAATAATAATTTCTATTTATGCATTTATTCGTAATAGCCGTTATACTAATAATTCTTGGAATCTTGTTTCTTTCTCTAATACCTTTAGCATCTCAAAACTCTATAAGGATAAGTGATAAGGTTGTAATTTTTCCTCATGAATCCTATACTGTACCATATAGTGGTGGTTCTGAAGTGCTTTTTTCTTATAATTTTTCTAATCCAATTAAGGTTTATGGTTATCCTTCTGGTGCTACAATTACTAATGATAGCATGGTATATGTTATTTGTTTCTTTTCCTCTTCTCCTGGCAATTTTACACTATACAATGGTAATAATATCTCTTCCACAGTATATTTCACTCTTTACGAGGCTTACGGCTTAGCCTTAGATATTGAATATATGTTTGTCATTTCTCCTATCTTAATAGTAGCTGGAATAGTCCTCATTCTCTATTCTAAGTTAATAAAGCGATAATGAAACTCATCTTGTTCTTTAATAATTTTTATTATTGCGTTAATTGCTTCCTCCTTGTAAACACTTACGTTAATTTCTGGCGGAGCTAGTCCATTACATTCCATTTTTAGTATGTTATCCCTTACATCGCCCATCTTTTTTGCAATAATTTTTACCTCTTGAGAGTTATAACCTAATGCTTCAGTCAAGTTTCTTATGATTCTCACTCTTTTTCTGATTTCATGAAAATCATCCAACCGAGGAATTAACTCATATAAACTGTAAATTCGCCTAAACAGGAGTAATCTACTTCCATAGATTTTCACCGGTAGATAGCATATTTTTAGTTGTCTAAATTTCTTTATAGTATCGTAAGCCAGTTCATCTCTTCTCCTACTTCTTAATCCACAAATATCCATATCTCTTATTCTTCCTAGGTTTCCTATAATTTCATTTGAAATGAAAGCACATTCAGAATTTTCATAAATAGGATAAAGAGAAATTAAAACATCGTAATACTTTCTTAAGTTAACTCTAGCATCATGAATACTCTCTTCATCAATTTTAGTTATTAATAGTACTTCTTTAAGATTAAGGTTTGCATATTCTTCAGGGCGTAATGTTTTCAATTTTATTCACTATCTCCTTATGTACTTCATCAAAATCTCTATCCGTGTAGATAATATTTTCCTTTGAAGATAGGGAAATCAGAACTTTCTGAAATCCATTAATATAGTCTTCATAAGCTGCAAACACGTCGTCTTTTATACAAATATCTATTCCGGCACTAAGGGGGTCTAAGAATCCTCTTTTCTTTATTATTCTCTTTATGATTTCCTCTGGTCTTGAAATAAGAGAAAAGTATACGGCTGGTCTGGGGAAAATAGATAGAACGTCATTCATCCAATCTCTCTCTAATCCCCTTACCAGTCCCCATGACATCAAAGTCAATATGTAACCATCAGCTAATGCAATAAAACCAGAGTCTAATGAAGGTTTAACATAGTTCTCAACCTGATCTGCCAAATCAGTGACATAAGCTAAAAATAATGTCCTTCTCTCAAATACTATATTCCTTTTTACTTGCGAAATTCTCTCACCTATCAACTTTGACATTTGCAAACCAAAAGTTATCGTTCCATAACCTTCTTTTTCTAGGTAGCGTTTAACAGCTTCTAAGTGTGCTGTTCTACCAGATCCCTCAATTCCTTCAAAAGCTATTATCAACTAACTCACCTACAAACTTTCTAATTTGAATTTGTATTTCCTTTGGAGTTTTAGTTCCGTCAATTACTATAAAATTCTCGTCCTTAACTAATTTATCGTAAACCTCAGTAATTAGTCCTTGGTATTTTAAGAATCCATCCTCCGGTGATAACGCTGGAAATATATCAGCACCAGCCTCTTGAGGTTTTATTTTCCTTTTTGATTTCTTTATCCTCTCCAGAGCTATTTCTGGTGGAACCCTAATGTAAAAAGTGATATCTGGCTTAACAGCAAATGAGTATAGCTTTTTAACCCAATTAATGTCTACACCTCTAACGCTATCCCTAGCATAAGCCGTGTAAATATACCTATCAGAAATAACTATAAAACCGGACTTAAGCATCGGCAAAATATACCTCTCATATCTGTCAGAAAAATCAGTAGCATGTATTAAACTAAAAGTTAAAGGAGTAAGTAAATCCTTCTTTTTTGCCTCTTTAATTATGTCATGGATCCAGTCCGAGGAGTTCCACTCTGTTAGATAAACATCTCTTTTTAATTCTATCCAATCCTTAAGTAGTGTAGCTTGGCTTGATTTACCAGATCCATCAATTCCTTCAAAAGCTATTAGAACTCCTTTTGTCATAGTCTAACACCATTAACATACTTCTCAACAGAATTTTTCACTATATTTCCATAAGATAATAACTCTTTTTTACTTATTTTTTCACTTAAAAATTTAATATGTTTCTTCTTTACTTTATTATATGCAGATTTACATATAAAGCCTATTATTAAGGCTTCTTCTAAGAGAAATCCTGGTAAGACGGAATTCTTGATAAACCTATAGCAAGCTTCATAAGGATTAAGATAACCACACATCTTAAATATTAGAGACAAATAAGCTGCCGAAGCAATATAGAACGAATATTTTCCACCCACACTATCCATTATATCTTTAAATATTTGAATTGGTGGTTCTAATGCGTTAAAATAAGCTATTCCGTATAACCAACTCTCCCTATTTAGCCTTCTTCCTTCAGTTAATGCCCCTTCTCTCATCCCATAAGCGGAGATAACAAGTCTTTCTGAATTAAAATATTTCATTAACTCATCTATGATGATTGACGCCGTATGTATTGTGAAAGCTCTTTCTTTTCCAATACCTGGTAGGGAGGCTCTTGCATCTAAATCTAACGTATGAAGAAGTGAGGAATATTTAGTTATTTGTTTTGATGAAATTGAGTAGCCATGAATTGATCTTGTCGGATAAGATGAAAGCTTTAAATCCATCTTTGCTAAAGCCCTTGCATTACCTCCAGATCCTACTAAAATACCTTGTTTTTTCATAGAGAGTGTTGATAACTGATCTTTAACTGCTTTTCTTATCTCTTTTTCTGGGTAATGTAAAAGTTTTAATGCTCCTATAGGTAACTGGTAGAGTTTACCAATATTTCCCTCGTTAACCTCAATCAGTTCGAGGGAGCCTCCACCAAGCTCAAAAAGTATACCACCAGAAATGGGTAAAGTATTTAGAATTCCTATCCCGGAAAATCTTCCCTCTTCTTCTCCAGAAATAATTCTCATTTCATATCCTATGAGTTTACTTAATCTTTGAGCAATCTCATTACCATTAGTAGCATATCTAAAGGCACTAGTAGCAATTATTTTAACGTCTTCTACTTTCTCTTTATCAATAATCTTCTTGAAAATTGAAAAAGCTTCTTCAGCCTCTCTAATCTTACTCTCTCCTATGGGTTTTCCTTCTTCTAATCCTTCACCTATTCTCACAAAAGACTTAACTGAGCCTATAATTCTAAAAGTTCCATTGGGAAAAACTTGATATAGAACTAGACGAAACGAATTAAAGCCCGCATCAATAACAGCTGATAACATAATTAAATCATCTTAAGCACCTTCTGAGTTAAAAGCATTTTTAAAACACCTTTATTTTCTTTTAAATCATAATCAATCATAGCTATACCTCCTTTCTTAATTTCGATGTTTGCACCGGTTAACAATTTAATCAAACCAGAGAGATATGGCTCATGACCCACAATTAATACTGTCAAATTGTCTGGGAACTCTTTTATTTTTTCTAAAAACTGAGAAGGATCCTTATCTGGTATTAAATCATCGTAAGTCTCTATTTTTAAGCTATCTACCCCTATTTTATCTAATATAGCTTCTGCTGATTGATATGCTCTCAAGTAGGGGCTAGAAACGACTTTATCAATTTTTACCCCTATTTCATCAAGAAAACTAGCAACTCTTTTCATTTGCTTTAGTCCTTTCTTCACTAATCGTCTATCTTTATCATCCTTTCCCTCAATTTGAGGTTCCGCGTCTCCATGCCTTACTATAATTAAACTAAGCATGCTATCTATATTTTCAGCTATTACTATTTAAGGTTTTCTATATAAACTATATAACAGTATAAGGTTATATTATCATATGCGACGTCTATATATGTATAATTTTACTTCATTAAGTATTAGGATGTTAGTTACTCCAGGCTTCATATTTACTTAAGTACCTTAATCTCTCTGATAATGAAGGATGAGTTCTGAAAATACTTCTACTGTTATTACTCATTAGTTGTTGTTTTATAAAATATAACTGAAAGTCCGGAATATCTCTAAGTAGGTAAGAAGGTATACTTCGACCCAAATAACCAATTTTTATTAATGCATTCTCTAAATAGATTGTTAACCACCTATTATTCTTAACCGCAGTTAAATCAGCCTTTTTTTCTAGCATTCTATGTATGAAAATGAAAAGAGGATAAGCAAGTGCAAAAGTAACTAAGCCTAATATAAAGTCGATATTAAAAAGATAAAGATATAGAATATTGTAAAGAATTAGGCCGAGAACTTGAATCTCCATATCATGATTTTTTAAATGTGCTAGCTCATGAGCTGTAACGCCAATAATCTCGTTATCTTGTAAAGATGACAAAAGCCCAGAAGTATATCCAATAGCCTTATAAAAGAAATTTCCGAATGCAAAAGCATTAGAATAATCTGTATTTGCTACATAAATGATAGGTTTGTTCATTCTAAATATTGAGGCTGTGTAAGAGATTAGCGAATTCAATCTTTCGTCTTCACTTCTTCTAAGTTTAAACGAAAATATCATAATCAATGGAGATAATAAATACCATATGAAGAAAATTAACGATATTTCACCGCATTCTAGATAGAAGTTTAAAGGAACAAAATTCGAGAGAATAAGAGAGAGTGCAAGGAGTATAGCAAAAGAGATAAAGTAATATCTCCACCACATAAGAGATTTTTAGAATAAAAGATAATATTTATTGTGCATTACTTAGCCGAATATTTTTTCTAGGCCTTTTCTCTTTATAAAATCATAAATTTTATCATCTATTTCAGAGTCAAATAACAGAACTTTTACTGACTTCTCATAATTTAATAATTCATAAAGTGCATTGATACCAGTAGATCTCTTCTCCCCTATTGTTAACTCACCGTTATCTAATTCACCATCTATAATAGTATAAATTCCTTCAAGGTTTTCTCCATATATGTAAATTCCACCAAACTTTATTACTGGAATATATTTTTTAGCTTCTTTTATAGCATTAATTGGTATTCCCTCGATTTTACCCAAAAATCTTAGATGAATATGTTGTTGTCTTCTTAGTTGTCGTAAATAAGGGAGTACATGATCTTCAAAGATATGCTCTGGGCTCGCATACTCAAACACTTTTTTCTTACCAAAAAATGATTTAACTTCTTCATCTTCTACTTTAATTCTTAAAATAGTATTTTCCCCATCTTGCTTTATAAAGAAATCTATTTGAGCTGTTTCCCCATTTTTGTCAGATAGAATATACTCTATCTGAGTAGAACTTGTTATAGTCTGAGTTACAGAAAGTAGTTCTACCTCAACTTTTTCTTTTTCTGTATCTGGAATATTAAGATAAGCAACAATATATTTCCCAGTCTTATTCTTAACTTTAGATGGTGGTAACAATTCTCCACTCTTATCTTCAGCTAGCAATACTGCAAAGTGTCCAGATATTCCTGCAAGTAACACAATATCTGATAAAATACTAAGCACCTGTTTAGAGTCAACGTAAAGCGTGAATTCTCTTTCATACATTGAGTGAAGTATTAACGTAAAAACTAATAATTTTTTTCTTTGTTAAAAAATTTAGATAAAATAATAGGCGTTGTATTCATGCAATATTTCTCCATGATAAGGTATTAGAACTCTAAAAGGTAAGGAAAGTAAATAGTTGAAAGATCTTAATGCTTTTTCGTAGTCCCAACAGAAAAACCTTATAGGTGGTTTTATTCCGTTAACGTTTCTTATAGCATCACCCACTATCAAAACCCCTTCACCCATTAAAGCTATATGCCCTTTTGTATGTCCAGGCACATGAATTACTCTAAATCCACCTAATTCTTCTCCACCTTTAAGCGTAACATCAACGGTAGGAATTTCAACTTTCATATTATTTATCCTATCTAGTGTCTTTTGTATCTCTGCGTCGTTTACACTATTAAATTCCTTTTTGACATCTTCGAACTTAACTTTTCTTATTTTAAATTCCTCTTCTTCATGGGCATAGATTTTAGCTTTTGCTTCTCTCTTTATTCTTTCAGCATTTCCAAAATGGTCCGGGTGAGCGTGAGTAATTATTATATCTGAAATATCCTCTATTGAATAGCCCCATGATTTTAAATATTTCTCTAGATTATCATAATTCTCAGGTAGGCTAGTATCTACGAGCATTAATCCACCACTAGGACCTTTTTCTATTATTACGACATTATGGTTTAATATTGTTCCAAAGAAATCTGGTTCAAGTAGCTCCGCAATCCTTATCCTATCTGTTATCTTCACCATTGTCAACAAACCTCGGAACAAGTTCTATTGGTGGTTTAAGCTTCTCTTGCTGTTGGAAGAAAGGTTTACCATCAATCCTTATGACCTTTTCGGCAACTATATCACAATATCTACATTCCTCACAACTCCTTTCTTCACACCTATTGTACTTGAAATAACTCAACCAATTAGTCGGAAATTGAGTATTATCTACATATACTTTCATTAATATTTCGTAGTTCGACGAGTCATTAATTCTCCTTAGTGCGGAAGTAGTTGCTCTACCCTGGACATAACTTAAAATATCTAACAAGTTTCCCTCATATTTCCTTTCTGAATAAGCTCTTACAACATTTACTAACCAATCAGTTTTCTTATTTCTTCCTGCAATCTTAAATCTATCAATTCCAATTTCTTCATAATAACGCAAATCTTCTGGCCTAATCCATCTCATTCTGATAATATTAGCAAAATCATTCCTAACTTCAGTAGCGCAAAACAAAACAGGATATTCAAACCAAACATTTTTGACTCCATCTTTAGCTGAAAGATAAGAAGTTACTTGATCATGAGTTAATTTATAGGGGCAACCCCATAGGCAAGTATTATTTGTAATTACCTCAATATCAGCATTATACTTCTTTGCTAATTTTGCAGAAGCCTCTAATAGTGTAAAATTCCTATTAGTATCTTCATCCATAATAATAGTATTTGCCCCCATCTGCAAATACTCTTCAACTTTCCTAATGTTAGTTATTCTTGCAAAAGAAGATATGGAAACCTCTATGTCTGGATGTTCTTTTCTGATAAAATAAACTAGAAAGGGTAAGGCTACTATAAATCCATCAACACCAAAATTTATTAATTTTTCTATCTCATTTCTTAATTTACCTAGAAAATATTTATCATATTCTTTACCATGAAGGTTTGCTGTATTCATCGTATATAGAAATTTTATCTTATAAGAATGGGCTATAGAGACATGCTCCTTAAGTTTTTCATCGTCAACTTTAGGTAAAATAAAAGAAGCCCTACCATGACCAGTTAACGTCTCTGTTTGACTACCGTAGACATACTTTACTGGATATTTTGAAATTTTCTCTATTAATACATTATCGAAGTTTGTCGCAACAACTAGTCGCATAAAATAATTTTGTAAATCAATAAATTTAAGCTTAGTGTATTTATTATTTGTATGTTATAATCGAAAATAATATATAGGACATATGCCTAAAATAGTGATATCAGTCTAACATCTTGTTTCTTACTAATTTAGAAAAGTTATATTGTTAAATGAAAACTTCGAATTTTAAATGTAAAATTACTAGTTTCATGAAATTTCAGGGTTAGTTTTAAAATTTCGAAATATTAAGTATTTATTATAAACCATCATCACTCTTATTTCTTAAACCAAGCTCATTTGGCATAGTTTTAAGCTTTCTCAAAGAATGAAGTAAAAATCAATGAAGAATTTAAAATATAGGTCTTATCATATACTATTTTCGCATCAGAGTAGAATATTAATAACTGTTAACTCTATTATTATAAAAATAAACTCAATCGCTAATTATTATAAAGCGTATGAAACCTTAATTTACACTAATTCTCCAAAGAAAAAGTTTATTACTTGCATAGCAGTTTACGTAAATCCTTCGTTGGATTTTTTAAATAAATGCGATTTTTATAGTATAAAGTTTTTCATTCAACGGATAAACTTGTTCCCTTCGCGATGAGATATAGTATAACCATCTACGATACCTTTTCAAAATAATTATTAACTGCCAGGATTTTCCGATAAATGCTGACTTGTTCTTGTTAGTAGCTTCATGTTCCATCCCGTACAAAATTTTTTAAGGTGTAACAATTCAAAGACAAAAAGTTATATCAAAATAGAAGGTAAAATTACCATATAGAGCAAATTATTTCTGAAAGAGAAAATTATTTTCAAATAATTTGTAATAACTTTTTAAAAATAATGGGAATTAATAAGACTTTACTGAACTTTTCCTAGCCAAAACTAGGTTTTTGATCTTCTTATTTCACCGAATTTTGCTTTCCAATTCTTCAGAATATCTTCCGATGTAATAAGCTGTTTACATTCATTACAATATTCTAATTCCTCAATTGGTTTATTTAGAAG from Sulfolobus sp. S-194 encodes the following:
- a CDS encoding CHAD domain-containing protein, with the translated sequence MKTLRPEEYANLNLKEVLLITKIDEESIHDARVNLRKYYDVLISLYPIYENSECAFISNEIIGNLGRIRDMDICGLRSRRRDELAYDTIKKFRQLKICYLPVKIYGSRLLLFRRIYSLYELIPRLDDFHEIRKRVRIIRNLTEALGYNSQEVKIIAKKMGDVRDNILKMECNGLAPPEINVSVYKEEAINAIIKIIKEQDEFHYRFINLE
- a CDS encoding thymidylate kinase → MIIAFEGIEGSGRTAHLEAVKRYLEKEGYGTITFGLQMSKLIGERISQVKRNIVFERRTLFLAYVTDLADQVENYVKPSLDSGFIALADGYILTLMSWGLVRGLERDWMNDVLSIFPRPAVYFSLISRPEEIIKRIIKKRGFLDPLSAGIDICIKDDVFAAYEDYINGFQKVLISLSSKENIIYTDRDFDEVHKEIVNKIENITP
- the sixA gene encoding phosphohistidine phosphatase SixA → MLSLIIVRHGDAEPQIEGKDDKDRRLVKKGLKQMKRVASFLDEIGVKIDKVVSSPYLRAYQSAEAILDKIGVDSLKIETYDDLIPDKDPSQFLEKIKEFPDNLTVLIVGHEPYLSGLIKLLTGANIEIKKGGIAMIDYDLKENKGVLKMLLTQKVLKMI
- the tmk gene encoding dTMP kinase; this translates as MTKGVLIAFEGIDGSGKSSQATLLKDWIELKRDVYLTEWNSSDWIHDIIKEAKKKDLLTPLTFSLIHATDFSDRYERYILPMLKSGFIVISDRYIYTAYARDSVRGVDINWVKKLYSFAVKPDITFYIRVPPEIALERIKKSKRKIKPQEAGADIFPALSPEDGFLKYQGLITEVYDKLVKDENFIVIDGTKTPKEIQIQIRKFVGELVDNSF
- a CDS encoding peptidase U32 family protein, which codes for MRLVVATNFDNVLIEKISKYPVKYVYGSQTETLTGHGRASFILPKVDDEKLKEHVSIAHSYKIKFLYTMNTANLHGKEYDKYFLGKLRNEIEKLINFGVDGFIVALPFLVYFIRKEHPDIEVSISSFARITNIRKVEEYLQMGANTIIMDEDTNRNFTLLEASAKLAKKYNADIEVITNNTCLWGCPYKLTHDQVTSYLSAKDGVKNVWFEYPVLFCATEVRNDFANIIRMRWIRPEDLRYYEEIGIDRFKIAGRNKKTDWLVNVVRAYSERKYEGNLLDILSYVQGRATTSALRRINDSSNYEILMKVYVDNTQFPTNWLSYFKYNRCEERSCEECRYCDIVAEKVIRIDGKPFFQQQEKLKPPIELVPRFVDNGEDNR
- a CDS encoding MBL fold metallo-hydrolase; amino-acid sequence: MVKITDRIRIAELLEPDFFGTILNHNVVIIEKGPSGGLMLVDTSLPENYDNLEKYLKSWGYSIEDISDIIITHAHPDHFGNAERIKREAKAKIYAHEEEEFKIRKVKFEDVKKEFNSVNDAEIQKTLDRINNMKVEIPTVDVTLKGGEELGGFRVIHVPGHTKGHIALMGEGVLIVGDAIRNVNGIKPPIRFFCWDYEKALRSFNYLLSLPFRVLIPYHGEILHEYNAYYFI
- a CDS encoding PIN domain-containing protein yields the protein MDSYAWIEFFIGSKKGEKVLEILSSADEVITPALVLAELARKYIREGVDENTLKDRLKFVEENSIIICIDRELSIQGAKAYVELLDKAKREGKNKPGITDSILLALSRKYNAKVITGDEIGEGMKEVIFL
- a CDS encoding M56 family metallopeptidase, whose protein sequence is MWWRYYFISFAILLALSLILSNFVPLNFYLECGEISLIFFIWYLLSPLIMIFSFKLRRSEDERLNSLISYTASIFRMNKPIIYVANTDYSNAFAFGNFFYKAIGYTSGLLSSLQDNEIIGVTAHELAHLKNHDMEIQVLGLILYNILYLYLFNIDFILGLVTFALAYPLFIFIHRMLEKKADLTAVKNNRWLTIYLENALIKIGYLGRSIPSYLLRDIPDFQLYFIKQQLMSNNSRSIFRTHPSLSERLRYLSKYEAWSN
- a CDS encoding Ppx/GppA phosphatase family protein, with protein sequence MLSAVIDAGFNSFRLVLYQVFPNGTFRIIGSVKSFVRIGEGLEEGKPIGESKIREAEEAFSIFKKIIDKEKVEDVKIIATSAFRYATNGNEIAQRLSKLIGYEMRIISGEEEGRFSGIGILNTLPISGGILFELGGGSLELIEVNEGNIGKLYQLPIGALKLLHYPEKEIRKAVKDQLSTLSMKKQGILVGSGGNARALAKMDLKLSSYPTRSIHGYSISSKQITKYSSLLHTLDLDARASLPGIGKERAFTIHTASIIIDELMKYFNSERLVISAYGMREGALTEGRRLNRESWLYGIAYFNALEPPIQIFKDIMDSVGGKYSFYIASAAYLSLIFKMCGYLNPYEACYRFIKNSVLPGFLLEEALIIGFICKSAYNKVKKKHIKFLSEKISKKELLSYGNIVKNSVEKYVNGVRL